From a single Athene noctua chromosome 2, bAthNoc1.hap1.1, whole genome shotgun sequence genomic region:
- the LOC141956750 gene encoding lymphocyte antigen 6E-like: MRAFLMACLAAVLYVDVANSLTCYTCTNQTSKDQCLTTSPCTKNETACATLVEKKGAGVHQQKLISKNCVSACGAFQDLYECCSQDNCNRNEASGMSPPTVVLGTAVLNIF, encoded by the exons ATGAGGGCTTTCCTGATGGCGTGTCTGGCCGCTGTCCTCTACGTGGACGTTG CTAACTCACTGACGTGCTACACCTGCACCAACCAGACCAGTAAAGATCAGTGCCTGACAACTTCCCCATGTACCAAAAATGAGACAGCCTGTGCGACTCTAGTTGAGAAGAAAGGTGCTG gcGTTCACCAACAGAAGTTGATCAGCAAAAACTGCGTTTCAGCTTGCGGTGCGTTTCAAGACCTTTACGAATGTTGCAGTCAGGATAACTGCAATCGTAATGAGGCATCTGGGATGAGCCCTCCCACGGTGGTGCTGGGAACTGCAGTTCTG AATATCTTCTGA